The sequence CCACACCATCTGGTTTGCGACCCGACGGGAATGATGCCACGACCGGGATGGTCGTTTATTCGTCTGGTCCATATCAGTCCCCATGATGGCGCGGCACAGCGCCACAGCAGCTTCTCGTCCCCTCCCCCTGTTTGTCCATTACATGGGCCGTCACTTCTGATCCTCGCATGACATCAATTCCACCGTCAGCCGGGAAGACGCCTGTCATCTCGCCCCGGACGCGACCACAATCAGCTGGAGATTGACTTTTTCACGATCACCTTTGGCGAGACGTCGGACGAATATTCGCAAGAATTGCAGCTCAACCTCAATATCGACGGAAACAAGCTGGTCATCGGTGCCTGAGCGCATCGAGGGTGGCGATGTGACGGGGCGTCTCCTGCTTAAGGCAGCAGGACGGCCTTGATGCAGCCGCCCTCATGTTGAGCAACGACAGCGGCATTGATTTCGGCCAGCGGGAAGGTCGCGATCAGGCGGTCGAACGGGAAGCGACCCGCGCGATGCAGCGCCAGCAGTTCCGGGATGAAGCTGTCCAGGTCGCTGTCGCCCTCGACGATGCCGATGATCCTGTGGCCATAGGTAATGACCGACGCCAGGTTGATGGCGATGCTGCTTTCGGGCCGGGGCGGAACACCGACCAGTCCCAGCATGGCGTGGCTGGCGAGACTGGCGAGCGCCGCTTCGACCACCGTCTCGCGCCCGCTCGTTTCCAGCGCGAAGTCCACGCCATCGGGCAGGATGGCGCGGATCGCCGCGGATATGTCTTCAGATGCCGGGCCGCTGGCCGGGTCGATGACATGGGTCGCGCCCAGCTCCAGCGCCATGGCGCGGCGGCTCGCGATCGGCTCGACCAGAATGATGGTCGCGCACGCGCGAATGACGGCCGCCATCACCGCCGCCAGTCCGACCGGACCGCCGCCGAAGATCGCGATGCTGCTTCCCGGCGGGCAGGCCATGGATCGCATGACGGCGCCCGCGCCCGTCTGCAGGCCGCAGGCGAGCGGACCGAGGGTTTCGAGCGCAATCCCCTGTGCATCGACGCGCACGACATTGCGCTCATGGGCCAGGGCGTGGCTGGCGAAGGAAGATTGGCCAAAGAAGCTGGCGGACAGGCGTTGCTCGCCAAGGCTGAGGCCGGAACTGCCGTCAGGACGCGCGCCGGTGTAGTTGAGCATGGGGAAGTCGCGACAATAGGACGGCAGATGCTCGTCGCAGCGGGCGCAATGGCCGCAACTGCTGAAGCCGATGACGACGGCGTCGCCGACCTGCACCTTCGTTACGGCAGAACCGATCGCCTCGACGATGCCCGCGCCCTCGTGGCCAAGCACGGCGGGCAGCGGGATCGGAATGAACTGGTCGCGCGCGACGAGGTCGGTGTGGCACAAGCCGACCCCGGCGATCCGTACCCGCACCTCATTGGGCCGGGGCGTCTCGATCTGCACCGTCTCGACCGAGAAATCCCCGTGCGCTTCGCGCGCGATCGCCGCCATGATGTCCACTGGCCCTGTCCTTTCCGTGCGCGATCAGGCGGCCGTATAGCCGCCGTCGGCGATAAATTCCGATCCGGTGATGAAACCCGCCGCGTCGCTGGCGAGAAATGCGATCAACGGCGCGATGTCCTCGGCCGTGCCCAGCCGGCCCATCGGAATCAGCCGTGACCAGGCGGCCAGCGCCTGCTCCGGCGGGATGAGGTTGCCGTCCGCATCGCGCGGCGGCTCCCAGTCGGCGCTGAGGTTGGTCGCGACCGGCCCCGGCAACACGGTATTGACGCGAATGCCGGTCGCCGCCAGCTCGGTTGCGACCGCCTTGGACAGCGCGCGCACCGCGCCCTTGGTCGCGCTATAGGCCGCATATTCCGCGCCGCCGACCTTGCCATAAATGGACGAAACATTGATGATCGCGGTCGTACTCGCGCCTTGCGTCAGGGCCGCGCGCATCAGCGGCAACACACCCTGCATGCCCAGATAGACGCTGTCGACATTGACCCGCTGCTGTTTGCGAAGCAGGTCGATTCCCGCTTCGGCAAAGGGCCGGGCGATCATGATGCCGGCATTGTTGACCAATATGTCGATCCGGCCATGTTTCGCCTCCACTGCCGCGAACACAGCCGCCCAGTCGGCCTCGCTCGACACGTCATGATGCAGCGTCACCACGTCGTCCCCCAGCATCGACGCCGTCTGCGCCAGGCTGGCGTCGTCGATATCGGTCAGGACGAGGGTGGCGCCCAGCGCATGGAGCAGCTGGGCGGTGCCCCGGCCTATGCCGGATGCGGCGCCGGTGACGAGGGCGATCTTGCCGTCCAGGGCAAATAGGGGCTGGCTCACTCACTCTACTCCGATATTCGATCCGGGGAATTGCTGCGCGTCGGGCATTGTCGGCAACCATGGCACGCGACTGTCGCAATAGACTTCCATGACAGGGACATGCCGGTCGAAATCGTCCAGCGTGCCGGCCTTGATGAGCACCAGTCCCGGCAAGGCATCGGCGATCGAGGCGATCGGCGATCCGCATGTGGGGCAGAAATGCCGCGCGACGGCCTGACCGCTGTCGCCGGTGTCGGCGAAGACCTTCGTCTCGCCCTGTTGCGTGAAAGAATCGGCCGGCACCGCGACGACGACCGAAAAGGCGCTGGCGCCCTGCCGCTGGCAATGACGACAATGGCAGACCGCGGTCAGCAGTGGCGCGCCGGTGAAGCTGTAGCGAACCTGGCCGCACAGGCAGCGGCCATGGGACAGCGGCCCGCTCATAGCGCCACCACCACCGACTTGGGTTCCAGATAGGCGTCCAGCACTTCCATTCCATTCTCCCGGCCAAGGCCCGATTGCTTGAACCCGCCAAAGGGAAAGGCAGGGTCGGCGACCATGATGCAGTTGATGAAGACCGTCCCCGCCTCGATCCGCGCGGCGGCGCTATGGGCGGTCGCCAGGTCGCGGGTCCAGACATGCGCGGCGAGGCCATAGGCGCTGTCATTGGCCAGCGCGATCGCCTCATCCAGATCGTCGAACGGCGTTGCGGCCAGCACCGGGCCGAATATTTCCTCGCGGGCGGCCTCGGCATCGGGGGATACGTCGCGCAGGACGGTCGGCGCAAAATAATGCCCTTGCTCGGGAAGAGCGATGTCGCCCCCTACCCGTTCGATTCCGGCGCGGTGGGCGCGGTCGACGAAGCCGCTGACCTTGTCATGCTGCCGGGCGCTGATGAGCGGGCCAAGCTGGCTCGCGCGATCGCCGCTCGGCCCGATCCTCTGCGCCGCGCCGACCTGCGCGATCCCTTCGAGCGCCTGATCGTAAACGGAGCGATGAACGTAGAGCCGCGTGCCCGCATAGCAGACCTGTCCCGTGTTGAAGAAACAGCCCATCGCCGCCTGGGGGATGGCGAGCGACAGGTCGGCGTCGGCGCAGATGATCGAGGGCGACTTGCCGCCCAGCTCCAGCGTGACCCGCTTGATGGCGGGGACCGATGCGGCCAGGATCGCCTGCCCGGTGGCGGTGGAGCCGGTGAAGGCGACCTTCGCGACATCCGGGTGGCCGGCCAGCGCCGCGCCGGTGCGGCCGTCGCCCGTGGCGACCGAGAATACCCCGGGCGGAAATCCCACTTCGCGGGCGATCTCGGCCAGACGCAGCGCCGACAGCGGCGTTTCCGGCGCCGGTTTCAGGACCAGCGTGCATCCCGCCGCCAAAGCCGGCGCGATTTTCCACATGGCGAGCACGATCGGAAAATTCCATGGCGTGATCGCCGCTACGACGCCGATCGGTTCGCGTCGCGTATAGACATGATAGCCACCCGGTGTCGCGGCGAGCGTCCCGGCCCTGCCCGCAAGCTTGCTCGGCCATCCGGCATAGGTGCGCAGCCATGCCACGGCGGCGGGAATATCGACGGCTTCGGCAATCGCGACCGGCTTGCCCGTATCGAGCGATTCCAGAGCGGCAAGGCGCTGGATGTCGGCCTCGATCGCGTCGGCGAAGCGGTGTAGCAACCGCTCGCGCGCCAACGGAACCAGATCGCGCCAGGCCGGGTCGCGCAGCGCCGCCTTCGCCGCCGCGACGATTGCATCGACATCAGCGTCGCTGGCGACCGGAATATCGGCAAAGGCCTGACCGGTGCAGGGATCTTCATCCGCCGCCAGCCTCGTTACCGGCAGTATGTCGTCCCCGGCCCGCAGCTGCAGGTCGGGCAGGTTCAGCCCGGCAAAGCCCGCCTGCATCGTCCCCGCTTGCATCGTCATTGCATCATCTCCCGTCCGCGCTTGCGGAAGTCGCTAGGGGTTTCGCCGGCATATTGACGAAAGGCGCGCGTAAAATGGCTCTGGTTGGTGAAGCCGAGAAATTCGGCGATCGTCGCCAGCCCCATGTCCGACTGGGTCAGCATCTGCCGCGCCCGGTCGAGCCGGGTCTTCATCACATATTGATGGGCGACATGCCCGCCGCTTTGCGAAACACGCGGCAGAAATGCGACGGGGTAATGCCGGCCTGCGCCGCCATTTCCTCCAGGCTGTGACTGGCCTGGGGCCGTTGCTGGACCGCGTTCATGACGTGATGCAGGCGATAGGCGGAGAAGGCGGCGGTCGGGATATCATCGCCGCTCGCCGAAATCGGTCCGCGCAGCATGTGCGCCTTCAACGCATTGACCATGGCGCCGACATAGATGTCGCGCGCGGGCGATGGCGGGGCGTAAAGTTCCGCCAGCACTTGCCGCGTCAGCGCTACGCCCAGCGGGTCGGTGAAGGCGAAGCGCAGCCGCCGGAACTGGTCTGCGGCGGGTGCGGCCTTGAGGATATGGGACGAGACGCTGAGCGTCACGACATCCAGTTCGCCATCGACCAGCCAACCGGTTTCCTGCCCCGAAGGAACGATCGTGGCACAGCCGGGCATGGAACTGAGTTCGCTCCACCCGTCGCGATCCCAGGTCTTCACCTGCGGCTTACCGGCGATATGGACGGTGAAGACCGGATCGGGCAGCGCCGGCAGGGTATAGGTGCCCACGAACTGGCGCCAACGACATAATTGCCAGCCATCATCGTCCGAGCCAAGCTGGATGTCCGGCATCCGTCCGAGCGCATCGATGATGATGCTCTCGTTCGTGCCCACCTTGTTGCGGGGAGGCATCCACGCGGTCATGCGGATACCAGCCGGGTATCGAGATTCTTGAGGCCATTGATGAAATTGGAGCGGAAACGGCGCGGTGGGCCGGTCACCTCGAAGCGGCGGACTCGTCCCGCCAGCAGTCCGAACGCCACCCGCAACTGCATTTCAGCCAGGCGCGATCCGACGCAGACATGCTGGCCGCTGCCGAACGCCAGATGCTGGATATTACCCCGGCCGATGTCGAAGCGGTCGGGATCGGCGAACACCGCCTCGTCGCGATTGGCGGCGATATACCACATCACGACCTTCTGCCCCCGGCGGATCGCCTGCCCGCCAATCTCCACATCGGCCATGGCCGTGCGCCGCATGTGCATGACGGGACTGGCATAGCGGACCATCTCGCGCACGCCGTTCTTCAACAGCTCACGGTCCTCGCGGATGCGATCCCACTGGTCGGGATTGTCGGAAAAGGCGACGATCGAGTGACTGAGCGAATTGCGCGTCGTTTCATTGGCCCCGACCAGCGTCAGGATGAGATTGCCCAGAAATTCGTTGAAGGTCACCGGCACGCCATTGACCTGCATCGTGGCCAGCAGGGTGGCGATGTCGGTCCCCGGCGTCGCGCGCCGATCGGTGAAGAGCTGCTGGGCAAAGGCCATGAACTCGCCCATCACCGCCGCCATGGCCTCCGGCGACTGGCGGAACTCGGGATCATCCTCGCCGACGAAAGCATTGGTCCAGTGATAGAGCTTGATCCACATGTCCGGCGGCAGGTCGAGCAACTCGGTCAGCGTCAGCAGCGGCAGCGGCGCCGACAGCAACGGGACGAGATCGACCGGCTCATCCAGTGGGATCTTGTCCAGTAGCGCCGCGCATCGCGCCGTGATCCGTTCCTCTATGCCCGCCAGCCGCCCCGGCGCGACGGCGGGCATGATGAATTTGCGATATTGGGTGTGCACCGGCGGATCGAGCGAGATGAACGGCACACCGATCGCAGTCTCTCCCGCGCCGGTCAGGCCGACCTCATTCTCGTTGAAGATCCGGTGCCCGCCATTGTCATGGGCCGACGAAAAGAGATCGGGCCGCTTCGACACCTCGACGATATCGGCATAGCGGGTCAGCGCCCAGAAACCGCTGCTGTCCGCCTCCGGGTTCCAATAGACCGGCTGGTCCCGCCGGAGCCGGGCGAACACCTCGTGCGGCGCCCGGTCGAGATAGAGGTCGGGGTTCTTGAGATCGGGACCAGTGGTGGCGGTCATGGCGCTGCGCTCCCTCTTAGAAGCTCACCCGCGCGGTCACGCCATAGGTACGCGGCGTGGACGGAACGAGGAAATTATAGGGGAAGCCGGCGCCGCGCAGGTCCAGCCCATAAGCATAGACCTTTCGATTGAAGGCGTTGTTGATCCAGCCGCGGAGCTGGAGATTGTCATGCACCCAGATCAGGCTGGCGTTGACCTTGGCATAGCCGGCCTGTTGCAGTTCGGAATTGATCTGGCCGGTGCCTGGCGCATTCTCGCTGTTGAAGGGCGAGAAATATTGGCGGCTGAAATAATTGATCGTCGGCGAGAAGGTGACGGTATCGCTGCCGGCATCGATGATCTTCCAGTCGATGCCCGCCTGCGCCGTCCAGTGTGGCGCGAACGGCAGGTCGTTGCCCGCGAGATTGACGCCCTGCAGCGCCAGTTCCTTGTACCTGGCATGGAGATAGCCGGCCGACGCGTTGAGCGTCAGCGCGGATATGATCCGCAGGCTCGCTTCGACCTCGCCGCCATATACTTCCGCTTTGGGCGCATTGACCAGAATGTTGACCGGCCCGGCGCGCAGGTCCTGCACCTGCTGGTTCGTATAGTCATAATAGAAGCCCGCGGCCGAGAAGGTCATGCGATTGTTCAGCGCGCGCCCTTTCAGGCCCAGTTCATAGGCGTTGACCCGTTCGGGATCGACATAGTTGATCCCCGACGAGGAGGTATAGCTGCCGCCGTTGAAGGCGCCCGAACGATAGCCGCGATTATAGCTGGCATAGGCAAGCAGGCCATTGTCGAACGTGTAGCTGAGCGCCACGCGGCCGGTCAGCGCATTGTTGCGCCCCTTGAGGTTGAAGATCGCGGCAGGATCATAGGCGCAACTGCCCGGCGCGCCGGCGCAGGGAACCGTCGTCGCGATCGGCGTTTGCGGATCGGTGACGCTGCGCGCGAACAGATAGGCATAGCCGTCGTCATAGCGACCACGATCGGCGGTATAGCGCGCGCCCAGCGTCAGGATCAGCTTGTCGGTCAGATTATAGTCGCCCTGAAGGAAGGCGGCATAGGAACGGCGGGTCTGGCGGTAATGCTGGAAGAAGCCGCCATCGACGCCCGGCGCCAGAACGCTGCCGATATAGAAGCTGTTGTCGGTGACGATCCGGTCCCAGCCGTAGAACACGCCGCCGACCAGCTTGAGCTTGTCCGATTCATAGTTGAGCCGGGCTTCCTCGCTGAACTGGCGGAACGTCGACCGCCAGTTGATGTTGAGCACGTCTATCGGGGCGCCATCCGAGGATTGCTGGAGGTTCTGCTTGCCGCCATCATAGGAAGTGATCGAGGTCAACGTCACGGCGTCGCTCAGTTCCAGGCTGATATTCGCCGCGACGCCCCAGGCGTCGGTCTGGTTTTCACCGACACGGCTTTCATTCACTTCGAAGAAGCCAAGGCCCGTGC is a genomic window of Sphingomonas bisphenolicum containing:
- a CDS encoding NAD(P)-dependent alcohol dehydrogenase — translated: MAAIAREAHGDFSVETVQIETPRPNEVRVRIAGVGLCHTDLVARDQFIPIPLPAVLGHEGAGIVEAIGSAVTKVQVGDAVVIGFSSCGHCARCDEHLPSYCRDFPMLNYTGARPDGSSGLSLGEQRLSASFFGQSSFASHALAHERNVVRVDAQGIALETLGPLACGLQTGAGAVMRSMACPPGSSIAIFGGGPVGLAAVMAAVIRACATIILVEPIASRRAMALELGATHVIDPASGPASEDISAAIRAILPDGVDFALETSGRETVVEAALASLASHAMLGLVGVPPRPESSIAINLASVITYGHRIIGIVEGDSDLDSFIPELLALHRAGRFPFDRLIATFPLAEINAAVVAQHEGGCIKAVLLP
- a CDS encoding helix-turn-helix domain-containing protein — translated: MKTRLDRARQMLTQSDMGLATIAEFLGFTNQSHFTRAFRQYAGETPSDFRKRGREMMQ
- a CDS encoding cytochrome P450 encodes the protein MTATTGPDLKNPDLYLDRAPHEVFARLRRDQPVYWNPEADSSGFWALTRYADIVEVSKRPDLFSSAHDNGGHRIFNENEVGLTGAGETAIGVPFISLDPPVHTQYRKFIMPAVAPGRLAGIEERITARCAALLDKIPLDEPVDLVPLLSAPLPLLTLTELLDLPPDMWIKLYHWTNAFVGEDDPEFRQSPEAMAAVMGEFMAFAQQLFTDRRATPGTDIATLLATMQVNGVPVTFNEFLGNLILTLVGANETTRNSLSHSIVAFSDNPDQWDRIREDRELLKNGVREMVRYASPVMHMRRTAMADVEIGGQAIRRGQKVVMWYIAANRDEAVFADPDRFDIGRGNIQHLAFGSGQHVCVGSRLAEMQLRVAFGLLAGRVRRFEVTGPPRRFRSNFINGLKNLDTRLVSA
- a CDS encoding GFA family protein; the protein is MSGPLSHGRCLCGQVRYSFTGAPLLTAVCHCRHCQRQGASAFSVVVAVPADSFTQQGETKVFADTGDSGQAVARHFCPTCGSPIASIADALPGLVLIKAGTLDDFDRHVPVMEVYCDSRVPWLPTMPDAQQFPGSNIGVE
- a CDS encoding TonB-dependent receptor; this translates as MEFGFARHMFVGALMCGAAAPALAQEANASGAATAASRADGGGIPDIVVTAQRRSQSLLSVPLAISALSDETLATKGISNSAALATAVPNLQVSSPYGSTQPNFSLRGISVANEFNANQASPVGVYIDDVYIAARTSHGMGLFDLDRVEVLRGPQGTLFGRNTTGGAINFITKGPKLKGTEGYLEAGYGNFDTFKVQGAVETTMVEDELGIRIAGNYEKGDGQFRNVAPGGRDPGGVDTWQGRASLRIRPGNGPLDIKIRAYAGQNRGTEAGIHGLEPFRTGLGFFEVNESRVGENQTDAWGVAANISLELSDAVTLTSITSYDGGKQNLQQSSDGAPIDVLNINWRSTFRQFSEEARLNYESDKLKLVGGVFYGWDRIVTDNSFYIGSVLAPGVDGGFFQHYRQTRRSYAAFLQGDYNLTDKLILTLGARYTADRGRYDDGYAYLFARSVTDPQTPIATTVPCAGAPGSCAYDPAAIFNLKGRNNALTGRVALSYTFDNGLLAYASYNRGYRSGAFNGGSYTSSSGINYVDPERVNAYELGLKGRALNNRMTFSAAGFYYDYTNQQVQDLRAGPVNILVNAPKAEVYGGEVEASLRIISALTLNASAGYLHARYKELALQGVNLAGNDLPFAPHWTAQAGIDWKIIDAGSDTVTFSPTINYFSRQYFSPFNSENAPGTGQINSELQQAGYAKVNASLIWVHDNLQLRGWINNAFNRKVYAYGLDLRGAGFPYNFLVPSTPRTYGVTARVSF
- a CDS encoding AraC family transcriptional regulator, which codes for MPPRNKVGTNESIIIDALGRMPDIQLGSDDDGWQLCRWRQFVGTYTLPALPDPVFTVHIAGKPQVKTWDRDGWSELSSMPGCATIVPSGQETGWLVDGELDVVTLSVSSHILKAAPAADQFRRLRFAFTDPLGVALTRQVLAELYAPPSPARDIYVGAMVNALKAHMLRGPISASGDDIPTAAFSAYRLHHVMNAVQQRPQASHSLEEMAAQAGITPSHFCRVFRKAAGMSPINM
- a CDS encoding aldehyde dehydrogenase family protein, whose translation is MTMQAGTMQAGFAGLNLPDLQLRAGDDILPVTRLAADEDPCTGQAFADIPVASDADVDAIVAAAKAALRDPAWRDLVPLARERLLHRFADAIEADIQRLAALESLDTGKPVAIAEAVDIPAAVAWLRTYAGWPSKLAGRAGTLAATPGGYHVYTRREPIGVVAAITPWNFPIVLAMWKIAPALAAGCTLVLKPAPETPLSALRLAEIAREVGFPPGVFSVATGDGRTGAALAGHPDVAKVAFTGSTATGQAILAASVPAIKRVTLELGGKSPSIICADADLSLAIPQAAMGCFFNTGQVCYAGTRLYVHRSVYDQALEGIAQVGAAQRIGPSGDRASQLGPLISARQHDKVSGFVDRAHRAGIERVGGDIALPEQGHYFAPTVLRDVSPDAEAAREEIFGPVLAATPFDDLDEAIALANDSAYGLAAHVWTRDLATAHSAAARIEAGTVFINCIMVADPAFPFGGFKQSGLGRENGMEVLDAYLEPKSVVVAL
- a CDS encoding SDR family NAD(P)-dependent oxidoreductase, which encodes MSQPLFALDGKIALVTGAASGIGRGTAQLLHALGATLVLTDIDDASLAQTASMLGDDVVTLHHDVSSEADWAAVFAAVEAKHGRIDILVNNAGIMIARPFAEAGIDLLRKQQRVNVDSVYLGMQGVLPLMRAALTQGASTTAIINVSSIYGKVGGAEYAAYSATKGAVRALSKAVATELAATGIRVNTVLPGPVATNLSADWEPPRDADGNLIPPEQALAAWSRLIPMGRLGTAEDIAPLIAFLASDAAGFITGSEFIADGGYTAA